TAAAATGGGTTCAGCGATTGTTGATCTTTGGCAACAACTACTCTCAAAAAAggtatttgtttttgttttttttttgtccttGAAAATGTTGGTTTTATTGGGCAGTCATAGCTGTTTTGGGATTAACTGTTGGACATGGGAAGATGGGGTTTTGGTTTTCAGTTTGATTGATCACTTAATTAGATGGTATTAGAAATTGGTCGATTCTGAACACTATGTACGTCAAAATCTCGGTGGTGTTGGGGACCagattttcaataaaaaaataaaaatcttggTGATTGGGACTGCTGGTTCTTGTATTTGGGCAATTATTTGATTTCTGTCAGTTTTAGTTTTAGTGCTTATTATTTTTTGGGTGCTGTGATACAAAGGAGCAGGAGCAAATCACAATTCAAGAAGCAAATTTACTGTTGAAATGGCAAAGTCAGACTCTGAGAAACGCGATGATTGGTTTCTCTGGTGCTGCTATTGTTTCCATGCTAGGTACGTGTTAGGATGATCATTCTGGCTACTGAACTTATAATTCAGATAACATTTGTGCAGTTTAGGACTTTATGTACAAAAGAGTGCTTCCCTTTGAATGCGAACGTCTTGGGAGATGCATATATATAGGCCTATGTAGATTGGATTTAgtggttatattttattttctgagtcactatgatatgaatctggctaggCACTGTGTGCAAATATTTGGGGGAAGATTTAAGTGGCGTTGTTGTTTTGGAATTTCAAGTATGATTGTGATTAATAATGAAGAATCAAACATATTCAAGTTTTTGAAGGAATTAAAAGAAGAAACACTTCAAGGATTAATGTTGAGTTACCAAGGACGTTCTACAAAATGGGTGTCTAAATTAAAAGAGCTTGGGAAACTATGGACACaacaatggaagtgtttggaatgtcatTCAAGTGATAAAAGCCATGAGGGCAGCAGCATGCGCGTCCCAGCACAAGATTTCGCGCAACCGCGCTCAAGACAATGAAGACGCATGCAGCAGGCGAGCAAGCGACGCGCACCCGCGCCACTTTCAGCGCGGCCGCGCGCGCGCCATGGCGCGACTTCCGGCGCCATCGCGCGCAGGGTGCTGCCAAAGGCCGTAACTCGCGCGCCACCGTGCGGAAACCCGCGCTACCGCGCGCCTTGGCAGAACTTTGCGCGCCCCCGCGCGTGATCTCGTGCTACCGCGCGCACTTCCGTGTAgaaattgttcacaactttctttatgactttttacactacttttcttgtattttattgtatttatatgcattgtatcaaccaaaaacgtgataattcagattgataaaaatattttgaggagtttctctcaattctcaaggcttttaaagctttgttcaaaatcaaatcaaacttatcaaagattgcatctttgtggcgtttgtcgatttttttttcgcacggattgtcaaaacaagttctttgaaggttcgtttgaaattcgattgttattatcagttgatatttgttgctaagttataatcgcttagagatgaatatcacaaatcgttacttgtttcaaaagatcgggacaacataatcgattcttgttcgttattgaattgagggctcgatttcaataatcgtgtttgcttttcattcgtacgaggattcgcatcatttggtatcagagcttctggttctgtttgattcaagtaagttatcgttgttgttgttattttcagatctgtctaaaatttcgTTTCGAtctcagatctgtggtatcctttcgtttctattgtcaaatctttctatataaaaaaataaatataagaaaagaaaaacataaatttcgttctgttatcagatctgtgttattccttcgtttctgttttcagatctgtgttatcctttgttatgTTTTAAATCTGTGTTATtccttcgtttctgttttcagatctgtgttatcctttgttatgttttcaaatctgtgttattctagtgttcttggctttgtgcaatccaagtgagacagttgcaagtgtccacgagttgaatcttgttagtttgatatacaagtacaaagcttgagcacatcttagagagaactatcaaattcgagtgaaaacacttgagtacgagcgttatttctttggagtgaccggtgagtattttgtagtgagaaaaaaggaaaaaaaaaaggagagtcgagtgaatttccATTGAAGTGACCAGTGAGGATTTGTTGTGAGgaaacttatcttttattgttttatactaaccttttcttgcaggtataatgattgacgatcgtcaatttcaatcaatgttaggagggttggataaaatgtggtagaaggagtttaagcctctacgaaaaaaatataggaggtgTGAAGAAGAGGAGATGTATGATAGGCATGTTGATGGGAAtagacgaggtagtagatttgggAGGAATAGAGCGTCGCATTTGGATAGGGATGATGATATGCGATGTGAGGAAGATAGAGGATTTGGCATAAGAGGTGAACGTGGTTTGCATGGGGAGTCGTTGATATCGACGTGGAGGACAAGCTTGGAAGAGAAACTCATTGCTAGGCCAAAGAATGAGTCGAGAGttgaagctagcaaatatgaatatcaaggtacaagtaaaaactcaaattctagtacttgtgatattatatgttgttggtgtttagaaaTTGGTCATGATATCAATCAATGTCCACGTGATAAGGTGGCCATAGTAGAATCATCTGTTGAACCTGAATATGAAGTTGAGGTTGgggagattgaggatgataatacTACGCTGGTTCTTGACACGAGTGTTGAGAAGTATGTGGTGGAAGGTGAATTGATTGATGATGGTACTTCACTGGTTGATGATACGAGTACTGTTAAACAAAACCTTGTGGACAGTGAATCATTGAGTGGTGAAGAAGTTTCTATTTTGTCTACCATGGGAGAGGAGAGTAAGCAAGGAAAAGTTATTATACATATTCGTTGAGCAACGAAATACTTCATTTGTTCAATTAAATCCAATTGTTGTTCTTGAGAATCAATTGACATTCCTTGAATTGAgcgaaaaagaaaataaattggccgaaagaaagagagaataaaagagtgagatagccatagaaaagaaagaagagagaaaagaacaagaaaaagaggccaaagaaaataaaaagaaaaagaactttatggcccaaaagagtgagatggagagatgtttatttttgcataaaccatttcatgtacctttgtacaaagtgatTTATTGTTATGGtaatgatatagccggttcaatcccgagcattgctatttcttatttgcaggttcTTGGGGTTGTCATACCAAGGAGACAAGTGAGTTTTACTAAAGGGAGAACCCAAGGGTCCGAGCCTCGAGAATACAAGTACCATCGCGATGAGGTAAGTTTAGTTGCCAACACAACAactatgaggtatgactttcttCCTTACTTTAAAGTTGTGTTGctttgttttcaagaatttgtagAACGGGTTACAAGTTTGGTGGTTAGAGGACCGGGTGTCAGTTTGTCTTTATTCCTTGGTTGTTATGGATGTGAGACTATTGATGAAATGCAtgtactttttaaaattttcacgaGTTACTAAGTTAGTAGGATTTGTTTGCTACAAGGGTTTATATGCATTAGACTTAAATTTTTGTGATGAGAtaagatattgcattgatagtacaCGTGACGTGTCTTATTTCCATGATTTATACTTGATTAGTGATGATTGTAaagattacatggatagtacatttaaTGTGTTccatttgcatgatttatgttggtttgatgatggttttgaggggggcaaggatgaacatgactgtttctttgttcatgatgaaaacatgtttaacaagaataaatttttcatcctaCACTCATTGCATGAGTTATTGCATGATATGGAGGCACATGATATTTGTTTGAGTGGTAGCTATGAAGTAATTAGAGCCATAGAtaggatgcatgaatttttactatggttgcatatgaagaagtatgttaagtggtgtagtcaagggtgcattggatatggggaaagggcatctaagtttgattcttatgtgttgcatcaattatatcttattcctagtggacTATGGACGTACACGTGTATGAATTTCAtttgtgtgttaactaggtctaagaaggggagaaacctTATTtttgtgatagttaatgatatcttatcatttggtgtcactcgtcaattggtgtatgttgaggatgatgaaTACATATGGAAGGCGACCGTGAAGTTGGAGTTCCTAGTGCTGATAGAGCGAGTAAATGATAGCGTCTACAAACTTGAACctgaaggtaagcatgttggtcatataaattttgttattactaacttgcttcgtttttgcgtaggtagacaagatttgaggacaaatcttttttaagaaggggagtatgatatgaatctggctaggCACTGTGTGCAAATGTTTGGGGGAAGATTTAAGTGGCGTTGTTGTTTTGGAACTTCAAGTATGATTGTGATTAATAATGAATAATCAAACATATTCAAGTTTTTGAAGGAATTAAAAGAAGAAACACTTCAAGGATTAATGTTGAGTTATCAAGGACGTTCTACAAATTGGGTGTCTAAATTAAAAGAGCTTGGGAAACATGGACACaacaatggaagtgtttggaatgtcatTCAAGTGATAAAAGCCATGAGGGCAGCAGCATGCGCGCCCCAACACAAGATTTCGCGCAACCGCGCACAAGACAATGAAGACGCATGCAGCAGGCCAGCAAgcgaccgcacccgcgccactTTCAGCGCGGCTGCGCGCGCGCCATGGTGCGACTTCCGGCGTCATCGCGCGCAGGGTGGTGCCAAAGGCCGTAACTCGCGCGGAAACCCGCGCTGCCGCGCGCCTTGGCAGAACTTCGCGCGCCCCCGCGCGTGATCTCGTGCTACCGCGCGCACTTCCGTGTAgaaattgttcacaactttctttatgactttttacactacttttcttgtattttattgtatttatatgcattgtatcaaccaaaaacgtgtgataattcagattgataaaaatattttgaggagtttctctcaattctcaaggcttttaaaaatcaaatcaaacttatcaaagattgcatctttgtggcgtttgtcgattgttttttcgcacggattgtcaaaacaagttctttgaaggttcgtttgaaattcgattgttattatcgttgatatttgttgctaagttataatcgcttagaggtgaatatcacaaatcgttacttgtttcaaaagatcgggacaacataatcgattcttgttcgttattgaattgagggctcgatttcaataatcgtgtttgcttttcattcgtacgaggattcgcatcaCACTATCACAGAGGTATTTAGACTAGCAATGCATGTGAGAGAGGCAAGGATCTATCTATCATGGAATTATCCGTTGTGTATTTCTGGCTTGTGTTGTGTACTTATATGTAAGGATGTTTGCTCGAATGGTATTTTCAGTCATGATGAAAACAACTGCTAGTATTAAGGGTATTTTGTCCTAGTGCTTATTCTAAACAAGCTGGGATGGCATGTGAAGAATCAATCTACTAATATAGAGTTAAAATAATATTCTTCTTTCATATTGGTTTCTAATGTTATAAAACTAATGTAATTCACAATAACTTGATTGGTTTGTGCCAAAGTCAAGAGCGATAGTGAAGTATTTCAACAACAATTTGGTcctaaatagttttttttttcttgttctaTTGAATCGGATTGAATAAACTGTTATTGATGCCTTCCGTAATGGGTAAAATtgcttaaatttttttctatttgccCGTTACATACCAGTGCTTCGAAATGGGCTTAAGGGTGTTGTAGATGGAGATACAAATGGTGTACTTCTACACCACTGATTTTAGTAATTAAGTATTTATTTCATGCACGCAGGGAAGAAGGCTATGCATGAACTCAATTTGATAATCCAACCATGTTTTAGTAATGAAAGTGCTTATTGTATTGTGTGGTGTCGAATGGCTGATGGCTTTATTAAAGCTTATTTAATTTAGTTATCTCGTAAGATTTGTGGTTCTTAGGGTCTAATTGCATACTTTACTTTATGGTTTCCAGTGACCCCAAGGAGGCTAAATATTTTTGTCCGTGGTAGCCTTTCACTTGGTACGCAATTTTATACCTTTCTCATGTCTTTCACATTCTTCaactttttattattataactaTTCATTTCTTACTTGTTTAATCCTTTAGTGAATAAGTAGTGAAATTGAATTAAACCGTGTTGACCGGTGACTAAGTTTCATCATCTACTACGGACTTCCTAACAACTACTGTGAGATACATTTACTGCCAAATATACTGTGAGATACATTTACTGCcaaatataatgaaataaattCATGCTGTGTTGTCAGCTAGCAATCAGATGTggaataaatattgaaaattactttaaagagaaaaatggaGTTGTGAACTGACTAGATACCACACACTTTCAGTTGGATAATATCAGATCTAATGTAAGTGCATTTCCTTCATATCTTAACTTCGTTTATAAGCTATACTAAGAGATCTATTTATTGATATACCTGTAGGGACTTCTATTGTTTGCGCATTGTGGAATTTTGGTAGGTCTCTTGAATCATGGAATGACCGTTTTCTTTCGCTGGAAGGCAGTCGGATGCAGAGAGAATTGGCAGACATGTAAAAAATTCTTACTGAAGCCTTAAAATTTTGCAACTCTTTTCGGTTTGATTTTGTGTGCATTTTTACATCACTGTCACTACAGAAGCATAATCAATATGTGGCCGAGTTTTGATATTTAAGATTAGAGCTACCATGATTGCTAGTATTGTTTGCATTATCTGATCATTTTGCAAACCCTTGGGGAGTTTACTTGTTGAATTGTCAACAATAGAAATATTGCAAAAAGAGAATGGGACACAATATAAGATTTACGTAATTTGGTTATTAATGCCTACAGCTACGACATAATTTCTAGAGGTTGAAAATTGTATTCAACTCTTAGTTCACGTTACATTAGTGATCTTTTTATACAGTCGACAATATATTGGTATTATCATAGTAGAATATCTTCCCTAATATtaaatcacaatcaaatcatattaaatatatattgtaaCTTTAATGATATCAAATCTGATTCAAGAattcattcttttatttttcataactcTAGTCGTTGATTGTGTATTACTACGGTGATTTACGCATGTTGACTAAATGAGAAAACGGAAAAGTCAGTTTTCTGATGTTCTCTGTTTTCTTTTGGAGTTGAGATTTGAGGGGCAGTGTATATTTGCTAATCTCTTTTCCTTTGCTATTACCTTAGAATGTTGAAGAGGTATAGATATGATCCGTGGGTACTTCAACGTCTCTCAAAGCATTTTTACTTGGAAGAAGTTTATGAAGATTCATCAGCAGACAAGCCAAAATTTATGTGGCAAAGTCGATACTTTTATGGTGATCCCGCTTCTGATTTTCAGAATACATCGTATAATGATATAAAAACTGATTCAAGCAAGAATGATGTCGAGAAGACTACTGTAGAGTCCAAGGAAGTTTGTGTGAGTATATATGCTTGAATGACATAATTTCCAAAATCGAAACAACACAATGGAACATGGTCAAGTTACAAAAATATAGCACCTCGTGATTTTTGTTTTTTCTATTGTTATAAATAATGGTTAAGCTAATCCGTTTTTCTTGTTCGTATCCAACCAATCTAAAACATGATTTACATTCATTTGGAAACCCAAAAAAATAAAGTTCCATTTTTCCATGATGACTCCTATCTTGtgtttcatcaaaattttcaggTGGACACTACCGCTGATGATTCACAGAATCCATTTGATTTTGTATTTGGGCTCCCCGGAAGTGGAGAAAACGTCCCTCCCAAAAATTCAAGAACATCACCTGGAAGATCGAGTCTCAGAGAAAGACGTTCTCGTCGCAAGCACAGAAGCCGTCATCAAGAAGATTCAGATGTTTGAACTCAAAATTTTATATCATCCCTCGTGCAATTCCATCTATAATGATGTGAGATTCACTTTGACCCAAATCCGTTTCGACTTTTATGTTTCAAGTAGTTTGTACACGTTAGGGCCAATGGGCATATATCCTGGGTTTTTTGCACCCTCAGCCATTGGAATTTGCATCAATTCATAATACAAATacgtttaaaaataataacatttAACATAGTTTCATTTGCAATTGCTCACTTCAAAAGAGAGAGAGAGTGTGTGTAGTAATCCTTTTTAAAactataaattaattttataataattcctttttataatttgataattattcttttttttttttgttgattctAATATTCTCATTCCAATTTTAAAGaatcattttaatattattcCTTTTTGTCCATTATTAGAAAATTATATGTGTGGTTCATGTAAATTTTCTCGGGAAAAAATAGAGATTTCACTTTTGGAGATTGGTAAGTGATTTAAGGTCGCCCTCAGAATTTTTTCAACGCCAACCGTTGAAATTCTTGAATCAAGAGCTTTTTATATCCATGGCCTCTCACTTTTCATTTGTGTGATGTGTAGATAACAATTCATTATAGCAAATAATATTAGcgcaaaaagggaaaaaaaaaacaaaaaacaaatctTCAACTTCTTGCTTTTTGTACATATTGGAAATCCCCATTTTTTACATAAAGAAATCTTTATGATGCACAAACTCATTTGTATGTATAGAACCTTGTAATATGCATATTTACAATCATTGTTAATGTTTGCATTTTTTGTTCTTTCTTGTTTGTTTCAAATCTTCAACAAGAAACCTTTAATGTTTCCATCTTTTCACTTTCATCTTCCAAGAAACTATATTTTCATCAAGAATTTGGTTCTGATAATATTCATATTCCTTTCATCTCTACAATATATCGAGGCTATGAGGGTGCACCCCATGACAACCAAGAGAAACGTCGCCATCCGAGGCGACGACGCTCACGATTTCAACTCTATGGGAGGAAATGTCCAAAAGAAGCTTAAGAAACTCCCTCATGTTTTCAGCAAAGTCCTGGAGCTTCCGTTTAGGTCGGATGCGGATGTGGTGGTGGAAGAGGGGGCTGATTTCTTCAGATTCATCGTGGAAATCGAGGTGGATGGCTATGATGTCAGCGTCGGAGATGTCAGGGCTCATGCAGTGGAGATTCATCCGGGGGTGATCAAGATTGTGGTTAGAAACAACCTGGGGTCGTCGAGGATGAGTGACGTGAAGTTGTCCTTGAACAAGTTGGAGGTGGACACATGGAGGTATCGATTGCCACCCTCGAGCCTCCCGGAGATGGCCACCGCAATGTTTATGGATGGAGCGTTGACAGTCACCGTGCCGAAAGGCGGAGGTAGGAGGGAGTTTGTGGATGGGATAGATGGTTGGGGAGGTGGCAATCTCGTTCTTGTGCAGTAATAGTTTTCAAATGCACGAGTTTATATGAATCAATTGATGTTTCCATGGTTTTTTTTACCCTAACCTTGTATTATAATAAAATGATGGATTGGGATGAAAATTCTCGAGTTGTGAGTtgtgatgattttatgattgcTGCAAATCGATATGGGATTGGAATCAATAATTTTATGCGAAAATAGTTTcaaaaattgtataaaatacaagaattaaattaatgtaataaaccataagagaaaatatatatgaatacAGTGAATGAGAAAAGAGAGAATAAGTCAATACGCATGTGCAATTTTTATTGAACTCAATCATCTTATTTAAAGGAGAAAATAGGataatacaaatatataatgATATTCTTTGTCATATTTATCATGATCGCAAATCTATAATCAATTATAAcaagaaattattttataacaCTTCCCTTTAGATGATTATTTGCACAACAACCGATtcataaaaatcttaatttggcAATATGGATGTTTGGTAAATTCATCAGGACTCAAATGCTACCTTGTTAAAACATTGACAGTAAAATAATGTGGGAAAATATGAACCAAGGAAAAAAAGTACAACAATAGATAATTTTTTTGGATGTTCTCATGATGATGAATGAACCTCTTTAAAACCTTACTTGGAAAAACATAATGGAAGAAATCCTTGTGGAGGAAAAAGAGTACGTCATATgtaacgtccactactcgtttttcttaaaaatactagaaatttttttttcctatcTAATAATTACGGCCGAATgcactaatatatatatatatatatatatatatatatatatatttacaccattttaaaaataaaacgacaaactatatttaaaaatctaaatgaaataattcaaaacataaaaccgTCAATCTTTTACCAAACCTAGcttagcaatatttcaaaataaaactaaCTTTATCATCCTCTCAAAGCTActcaaaaaaatcataaaattcgtaaaatctttatcataaacttaaacgtaaatgcggaaaacaagcgatggtcctcgggttatgtgcaccttcagtccagtaagatcaaccatcaagtccctcaacaacatcaacatcaacatcgtgctcacctgcatcgatcacacctagtgagtctaatgactcaacaaaccataaccttggtaacaagtaatacatatacaatcacatgcaacagtgaaaataattttacttaaaataacattcatgaacatgcataaacataaatatttttccttttattataaaatttttcttactttcgttgACTCTAaactatcccaaataattatttaagcttaaattaaaattttcatatttttatttaacttaaatacGAGACTTTCTATTTATTTCCt
The Primulina tabacum isolate GXHZ01 chromosome 9, ASM2559414v2, whole genome shotgun sequence DNA segment above includes these coding regions:
- the LOC142556901 gene encoding uncharacterized protein LOC142556901, translating into MRVHPMTTKRNVAIRGDDAHDFNSMGGNVQKKLKKLPHVFSKVLELPFRSDADVVVEEGADFFRFIVEIEVDGYDVSVGDVRAHAVEIHPGVIKIVVRNNLGSSRMSDVKLSLNKLEVDTWRYRLPPSSLPEMATAMFMDGALTVTVPKGGGRREFVDGIDGWGGGNLVLVQ
- the LOC142504572 gene encoding uncharacterized protein LOC142504572 isoform X1; its protein translation is MFHLRSQFKMGSAIVDLWQQLLSKKVFEQEQITIQEANLLLKWQSQTLRNAMIGFSGAAIVSMLVTPRRLNIFVRGSLSLGTSIVCALWNFGRSLESWNDRFLSLEGSRMQRELADIMLKRYRYDPWVLQRLSKHFYLEEVYEDSSADKPKFMWQSRYFYGDPASDFQNTSYNDIKTDSSKNDVEKTTVESKEVCVDTTADDSQNPFDFVFGLPGSGENVPPKNSRTSPGRSSLRERRSRRKHRSRHQEDSDV
- the LOC142504572 gene encoding uncharacterized protein LOC142504572 isoform X5, translating into MGSAIVDLWQQLLSKKEQEQITIQEANLLLKWQSQTLRNAMIGFSGAAIVSMLVTPRRLNIFVRGSLSLGTSIVCALWNFGRSLESWNDRFLSLEGSRMQRELADIMLKRYRYDPWVLQRLSKHFYLEEVYEDSSADKPKFMWQSRYFYGDPASDFQNTSYNDIKTDSSKNDVEKTTVESKEVCVDTTADDSQNPFDFVFGLPGSGENVPPKNSRTSPGRSSLRERRSRRKHRSRHQEDSDV
- the LOC142504572 gene encoding uncharacterized protein LOC142504572 isoform X3, which encodes MFHLRSQFKMGSAIVDLWQQLLSKKEQITIQEANLLLKWQSQTLRNAMIGFSGAAIVSMLVTPRRLNIFVRGSLSLGTSIVCALWNFGRSLESWNDRFLSLEGSRMQRELADIMLKRYRYDPWVLQRLSKHFYLEEVYEDSSADKPKFMWQSRYFYGDPASDFQNTSYNDIKTDSSKNDVEKTTVESKEVCVDTTADDSQNPFDFVFGLPGSGENVPPKNSRTSPGRSSLRERRSRRKHRSRHQEDSDV
- the LOC142504572 gene encoding uncharacterized protein LOC142504572 isoform X6 — protein: MGSAIVDLWQQLLSKKEQITIQEANLLLKWQSQTLRNAMIGFSGAAIVSMLVTPRRLNIFVRGSLSLGTSIVCALWNFGRSLESWNDRFLSLEGSRMQRELADIMLKRYRYDPWVLQRLSKHFYLEEVYEDSSADKPKFMWQSRYFYGDPASDFQNTSYNDIKTDSSKNDVEKTTVESKEVCVDTTADDSQNPFDFVFGLPGSGENVPPKNSRTSPGRSSLRERRSRRKHRSRHQEDSDV
- the LOC142504572 gene encoding uncharacterized protein LOC142504572 isoform X2, which translates into the protein MFHLRSQFKMGSAIVDLWQQLLSKKEQEQITIQEANLLLKWQSQTLRNAMIGFSGAAIVSMLVTPRRLNIFVRGSLSLGTSIVCALWNFGRSLESWNDRFLSLEGSRMQRELADIMLKRYRYDPWVLQRLSKHFYLEEVYEDSSADKPKFMWQSRYFYGDPASDFQNTSYNDIKTDSSKNDVEKTTVESKEVCVDTTADDSQNPFDFVFGLPGSGENVPPKNSRTSPGRSSLRERRSRRKHRSRHQEDSDV
- the LOC142504572 gene encoding uncharacterized protein LOC142504572 isoform X4; this translates as MGSAIVDLWQQLLSKKVFEQEQITIQEANLLLKWQSQTLRNAMIGFSGAAIVSMLVTPRRLNIFVRGSLSLGTSIVCALWNFGRSLESWNDRFLSLEGSRMQRELADIMLKRYRYDPWVLQRLSKHFYLEEVYEDSSADKPKFMWQSRYFYGDPASDFQNTSYNDIKTDSSKNDVEKTTVESKEVCVDTTADDSQNPFDFVFGLPGSGENVPPKNSRTSPGRSSLRERRSRRKHRSRHQEDSDV